CCCGCTTGTGAAAGCCTAACAGCAATCGCTCGCCCAATCCCCCGTGAAGCTCCACTAACAACCGCGTTCATTCCATTTAAATCATACATAGGAAAGCGATTCTACCCAAAGAAGCAATTTCCTGCATAGAGTGAGGTTTTTTATATTCCGTCGACAATTCTTTGAAGGAAACCTAATAACATGAGGGCGATCATAGGGGCAAGGTCTAGACCGACCGCTCCGAATTGGAGGACGGGGAGTGCTTTGCGTAGAGGGTCAGTAGCTGACTTGGAGACTTTTCTAACAAAACGGATTATCGGATTGTAAAGCGGAACCCGACCTCCCGCCGAATAAATCCATGACATGATAATATCAGCAAAGATGCAAAGCATCACTAAACCGATTATGTCCGCTAATATGAAACCCAGGGTGATGGGGGGGTAGAATAGGTTCACTTTGGTTTTTCCTCCGATGCTTTCGCTTCTATCATCGCTTTTACTTCGTCTCGGTTGAGTTTAGCCGCCACGTCTTTCGGGTCAGCCATTAATATCTTGTTCCATACTTCCAGCGCTTCTTCCAACCTATCGAGCTTAGTATAAGAGTGCGCCAATAAACGCCATGGATTTGAGTTGGAAGGTACTCGCTCAGTCGAAGCCTTGAGGGGCACTATCGCCAAATCATATTGTTTTTTATTATAGTAGTAATTCCCTAAATCAAAATAGGGTTCCCACGAGTTGGGGTTGTTCTTTATAGCAAGTTTATA
This DNA window, taken from bacterium, encodes the following:
- a CDS encoding YggT family protein encodes the protein MNLFYPPITLGFILADIIGLVMLCIFADIIMSWIYSAGGRVPLYNPIIRFVRKVSKSATDPLRKALPVLQFGAVGLDLAPMIALMLLGFLQRIVDGI
- a CDS encoding tetratricopeptide repeat protein, coding for MRLLVAFAIFALSIRVMAQSSPPAKTEKRVYDILDAAASELWSQTDVYWHKGQHYHVMSLLYMLIEIDPQGLTAYDNLGWLLESNHKDAQAIEIYKLAIKNNPNSWEPYFDLGNYYYNKKQYDLAIVPLKASTERVPSNSNPWRLLAHSYTKLDRLEEALEVWNKILMADPKDVAAKLNRDEVKAMIEAKASEEKPK